TTCTACGCTCTCCCCCTGCCCTCTGGGTTCCTCCGATATTTAGAGATTGACCTTGGAAGATCTCTACTTGCCTGTTGAAAGCTGCCAGGCAGATGATGATCCCTGCTTTCATGATGAGATATGTCCTCACCTTCAGAGTAGAGTACTGTTCGTATCGATTCTGGATGTGGTTtcactttctgttgttttctcaggCTTAGAAAACAAGGAAAAATCAATGGCTTAACTGATTTGGGGGTGTGGTGCAGCTAAGAGAGGAAACCTGGGGTTGATATTAATGATATCTAGACTAGATATGCAAGACTGAACACATATGGTATATGTTAGGCTTGGCCTGACTTTGCAATATCCTCTGAATGTGCACTGACACAAAGGAAATCTCTACCTGCAAATGTTTTCTTCCCACAATGCCGGCAACAGTTAAGTGCTCCCTGTCTAGTCAGTTCAATCAAATCAGCAGTTAATGTATACAACCACAGTCTGGCCGCCACAGGCATCTGCTATCTCGTTGTCCGTAGTTTGTGTCTTGTGTGACAGCCCACATGTAGCATCGCTGTGTCAGAGCCAGCACATATTGATGGTGATGGGATCAGGCGTGAGGAAAGGTTAAAAACAGGGAGGAACAGGTTGAAATTCTTTCAGGAAGAACAGATATGcggcagagagaagagggagagtaGAGGAGGGAGTAAGATCAGCAAGAAATGCTAATAGAGAGAGGTcgtcagaaaatgaaaaacaatagaGGTAGAGAATGTAGAGGAGAAAGGTCACAACGACAGAGTGATGAGTCATCTGATAGAGCACAGCAGCATCGCTCGCTCTCTTCATTTCCACGTTTTAACCCCATCACCCTCTCCACcatgtgtctctttgttttgcaGCAAAACCTGAGACGACAGGCAGCAGATCACCTCTTCCAACAGATGGAAACAACATTTCCTTAAGATCTGTGTCTGAGTAAAGTACACACATAATTTATAATGTGGCTTTTATGTGCCTGTGTGAGTTAGCATGCATCAGAgtacatgtgagtgtgtgtccttgttttcTATTTGTGCATGTGAGGCAAACTGTGCATGTGAATTGGGAGTCCCCACCTTGTCTGCTGCGCCTGTCCCTAGAAACTGGAACTGGTCAGCCAATCAGCATCAAGAAATAATCAGATTTTTGCTGAAGCACTAGCAACAGCATCATCCACCTTAGCAACCACCCTTTCCTGCACTGCCAGTGATGTGACTGCTGGTGAACATGGAAATATCACATAACTGAAAGTGACAAAGAAAAGGTGATCTACTGTAGGTGGCAGGTGTGAAGGATAAATCATTTATCAGTCTTTATGTCATGGAAATGTGTCACAGGAAATGTGTAAGGATATTTCAAGATTAAAAGCCTTTGATAAATTCAGCTAAAGTCAATTGAATATATCAttaaatcagaaaaataagaagaaGATAAATAATACAAGCACCATGAGccgaaaaactgaaaacaatgtgACCAACAAGGAATTATCTGCAGCTTCTCTTGGAGAGCTTCAAAGTTCcatgttatttttaattttactgcTACTGTTATCTCCCACTGAACGCGAGTGTCCAAGAGCCATTTAGCCATTTAACCATTTATTGAGGTCACAATAGGTTGATAGAggaatggatgaataaatggaggatgaattgattttttttctggataATAAACAACATAAATTACCTCATTTCCATAAGCACCAGTTcgaaaagaaataataaaataaatgaaacacacatcaAGTTACTTACATAAGTTATGCAAGTCAATCAGTCAACAAAGCATCTGAGGTCTTGGTCAGGAACACGTTTTTCTCACATATATCACTCTTTTAGGGACCattacaaacaaatgaatatgaaaaaaacataaaatgagaTGATACGTATGATAGATTGTCGTAATACAAAGGATAGAAACTTAAACTGACTGGTGCAtggccacatggtctcaaacaAAGGGATTTGGCTGGATACACTCAGATCTTAAATAACTTCCCCTTCAAAACTCCTCCCCTTGCACATGCAGGTGAGTCCCTCCTCCAATCCTGATCTCACAGAATGGGCCTTGATCCTGGCTTGAGATTCTTTCTCGGTTTAGTCTGCCTGCTTCATGACAAACATAGACACATATAGAAGAAGCTAAAGAATCATGTTTGCCTCAGGAGATGGCAGAAACCAAAAACTGAGCTGAAGGTGATAAATAATGGGCTAAAAGTTGCAGGATGACCAGAGATGTAGCTCAAACAGTGTTCAAACTTATTTCTGCTGCCCTCAAGTGGCACAGAAAAATCCATTCTTGCAGATTTCAATCATTCCATCTGCCCAGAGATGCTGGGATTCCCTTTACTCTATTGCTGCTGTTGGATTTAGCTGCATCATAcctgtgtgttattttttgtgttctTATAATCTGGTTTTCTGGCCCATGAAAGGCTGTTGTCGTTACTCCACTTAGACCTGCCGTCCAAATGGAGTCCCTGAGACTCCATCTGCCTGTGGGGCGCTACACTGATCCTTTGCCAGagacactaaaacacacataaacaaaaccCATAAACACACTGGCACCGGCGAACTCATACACCGCCAATGTTGCCGTGTGCACATTAATGCTGCAGCAGGCGATACAGGCAGCTCAAGTGGTGATCTCTCCAATGCACCTGCGGAGAGCTGGATCTGTTCTTTGTGGCTCTTTATCTTACCAACAACCCTCCCTTGTTGCTATGGAGATTTCCTGCTGTCGCACCATGGCTGATTGCGAGGTTTGATGACATCATAGGTATTTTAAGGGATCCCAAAGGCAGTAGTGCATCTTCATTTACATCTTAAGTAGTAAATCtagacacacaacaaaaatgtaatatttagtCTACAGGTCTTTCATCACATTATCAGTATGTCATTAGAAAGGCTGTTTGATAGTTACACAATGATGGCAGAGCTATTAGCGAGCTGGTGGGCTTACTGGAACAATAAAGCACACTTGCTCATACACAGCGTGACACCGTGATGGCTGTAAACCCCTGTTAGAATGTTAATATTTACCTCCTCTGCCCAGGGATATTCAGAAGTTTTCCACTGGACTCGTTCGTTGCTCAGATGCCTCTGAGGCCCAGACGTGCCGTTTCAGGGAGCAGCCAAACGTGTAGCAATTTTGtggtttgatatttttttcGTTGATGTTTACATGTAGATGAAGTATTCTCTCATAAAGGACTGACCCTGGTCACCCTGTTATGGTGAGaatgttctgtctgttcatgcaCAACCACACTACAATGACTTGTGTTGTATGACCATGTTTCTCTGTAAGCGCCTGTCAAGAGGGCTGTGAGCCAGACGTTGATATTCACTTCTGAAAAGCTGCCATTGTGCAAGGCTCTGCATGGGAAACACTAACTGCACAGTGACATTTCCGGTGTGTTAATTCCAACAGAATCACATATTATAAAGTTGAAATATTACTTAATTACTTCTAATGCCCTGAACTATTCAATGTGTTGTTGCTCTGCCTTTATTTCACCTTTAccctgtaaaataataaatgcttTTCCTAAAAAATTGACAGAGAGTGAATataagaaatgttttacttgCCGCAACATTCACAACATTTATACTTAAAACATACTGTCGGTCTCGATTGGACCAACAAATTCTccaagaaataaatgaatctcCCAGTTATTGGGTGAAGCTGACCAAAGCTCCTCTTAAATAAGGACAGGACAATTCATGTTCTCTTTATAGGGGTCATGTTTAAGACAGCACAGAATAACACAGAACAAATACTGGCATTCTGCCCCATCCCAAAAAAACACCAGTGCACTCTGGGATTGAAGTAACAGCCATCCACAAGCATGTGTatccatgtgtgcatgtgtgcgtgtttgtgtgcatgtgtatgtgcactCCTTAGTCTTGTTCTTCATGTGTAGGTCAGGGGAGTAGCAGCAACcagcacacatacagtatgtgtgtgtcacacatgtTAGCAATACGGAGAACACAGAGCTAACAAAGGCATATGGCTAACAGTCTTGATTTGTATCACAGTTTCATATCAGCAAATCAcggtttggcttcattttttgcCACTTTTTGACTTGAAGCAAAAGCTGTTTGACAGTTTTCGTCCATAATGAACATCATGTGCCAGAAACATGGATACAGAAAGTAGAAAGTCCAGAAATGCAAATGTGCTTTGCAAAACTGCTGGCTGTTTTCCTGAAGCTGTCCTTTTTGATTTGTAACACAGAAGCAGTTTGGAGAAACGTCAGAGTCCATAACAGTTCCCTCTGAATTCTGTCACTGTCTCAATCACTTCTGATCCTGTGATGGTTACACTCACGCTGTGTTAACTCAACAACAGAAACAGTCATAAAGCTGCAGCTACAAAGCTGTATGTGGAATATGTTgagcatctgttttttttttattggtgtgcattttctttttccattttggaTTGAATGGTGGtccactggaggaggagaaatgtgAGGCACCACTTGTTAGAAGGCCAGGTTTGACGAGTCAGGAGGACAAAGACTGGGGGAAGAAAATCAGATCCAGTGCTAGTTCGGTCTCAGCTCTTAATTTTGGCCAATCTGGCCCAACAGGAAGACTCAATGCACCCCTACAGAGAAAACAGGTCACTGCAGGTTAATGGATACAgctttaaaatgagaaaacctCTTGGAGTAATTATTGTTAGTTGAAGTTCACATGAATTCAACCTCCTTATCAAATATGGTCTATTTACCTGAAGGGATGTAGTCTAATTGGGGTCGTCAGGGGTTCCAGGAGGTCTGAGCAGAATGAGGGAACCAACTTtacctgagacacagagagagagagattgggGGGAGGGTTAAAAAAAGTGTTAGAGCCAGACAGCGTAGACAGCCCCATCACACAGCTCTTTGGTCTTATTAACAATGCAAGgctgctcctcttctccctgctgTCTCATTACTGCTCATGCAAAAGTCAAACTGTAAACACTGTCAGttcaagaggagaggagaggagaggagaggagaggagaggagaggagaggagaggagaggagaggagaggacaggggCTGCCCTGCAACAaggtcatttttttctttaataataataactttttacCGTCTTAATTTTTAGAGCGCCTCTCAAGTGACCAAAGGACGCTTTACATGTTTAAGGACATATTTAAGtcaacagagacaaagacaaagagagatggTATCAAatcatgcttcttttttttaatttagttttgagAAGTTTTTTGAATGTCCAGACGGGAGTGGCATTGGGAAACTCCATTGCCAGTGCATTCCAGAGGGTGGGGGCTACCACGCTGAAAGCTCTGTCCCCAAAAATCTGCAGTCTGGTGTTGGGGATGGTGAGAAGACTCCGATCAAAGGATAGTAGATTCCTGGACGGGCTGTAGGGTCGAAGTAGTGAGCAGGAAGGAGGAGTTTGTAGGTGATCCAGGATTTAACTGGGAGCCAGTGAAAATGGATGAGAGTCAGGGCTTGGAATGGGTGACAACCCTGGCAGCTGAGTTTTGGTCAGGTCACGGACTTCAGAGTTACACATATGCTTGCAACAACACTGTGGCAAACTTAAACGTAGAGGACCAGAGGCAAAGAGATGCGATTATAATCCGACAGAAACAAATGTAATATTCAAATGAGCTGCCGGGATTCgcagatgaagacagaggaggacagagtaGGAATTGAAAAGATGACTCTGCATGATCCTACATTACGTCCATGCTTTTGTCTCTAACAATCCATCCTCCCAGGGCCCACGAGAGCAGCTCCCAGACTGACCAATCTTATTAGAAGATGAACGTGCGGCTCCTATATCCTCCACTATGTATCTCGCTTACTGATCAATAGACCTATGTTTCCCGTCACTGCGACTTTTACGCAACCTGAGAAATGAGCTGGAGCATTTCACTCATGACAAATATGGAGATTTTCCCTGAAAAAGTATGAAGTCAAGGTCAGGGGTCAACATGGGAAGGAATAATCAATAAAGAAGTCGTTCACTGGGACCTCCCACTTTGCCTTAAGGGCACCATGGCTAATGAGACTGCCCTTTACTGATCACTAAACCGTAACAGCAGAGGTATACATGTTATCAGTCTACGACCACACACCTGCTCAAAAGCACACATGCAAGTTTGcaagaatcttttttttcattaaaaagatTCACAGCACGACTGCTTGAGAGACCCCCTCCTcccttgtttaaaaaaaatcttgtttcCTTCGAACCATCGCCTGTGTTTGAGCTCTGTTTGGAGTAATCACAGTGAGGGAAGACACTGAACATAAATCTCCACATAAATCTGTGAGGATAGCCGAGAAGCAGGCAGGAATCCAGGACAGGAAAAAGGCAGAGGGTTACACTGTGGCCTGCAAGAACATTTTCAATCCGAtgtttataatataaaaaaatataagtgAACAAATGATAATTCACAGTTTTTACtagataaaaaaacagaataatcaTCTGTATAAGAAACAGAACATGGCAGTGTCAATCCAGCAGATCCATGTTTACTCTAACTGCCTGGTATTCCTCTGTTATTTGAAACAATGGGTTTGTGGGAGGTCGATGGCAAAGGAGGGCAGAGGTCACAAAGTAGGCCTGCGCCATCTGTTTTattggccactagggggcagcaGTGAGGCAAGCTGGATGGGCATGCTGTTGGTGCCCTTATTCATGTGACAGACAAAGTCATATGAAGGTGAAAGTCGACCTGGGCACACAGCAGGAGCATCACACCCGGTGCACAAAGGAGGTCAGACTAAATACACGCTAAAGGATGATGGAGAACAACACATTTGTGCCTCAAAGCACACAATACACAAAAGACTTGTTACTTCCATAACGTTTAGATGTTggctgaaaaaaatgaatgtaagAACTCTGAGGAAGTATTTTTAACCTTAACATCTTTGCAGAGATCATGTCATTTCCAATAAGTGCAATTCTTAAAAAGAGTCGTTCAGAATTTTCTGAGGTGATTAGTGTATGAAACACttgtgtaaatcctgaaacagTACACAAAGgcaaataaataattcacaaagaaaaaggagCATGACTGTGACCACTACTTACCATTTTAATCCGTCAGACAACAGCGGCCTCTGGTGAGAACCCACAGTAGCGCACCCAGTCCCATTCATAATTCCTCACACGCTGTCTCCCGGCCGTAGCGCCTCTCTGAGTTGCGCCTTTTCCCAGCTCTGGTGTTTAGGGGACAGTTCGTGGTTTCAACTTGTAAACAGACCTCCTTACTCCAATTCGTTTTTGTTCGTGTCAATGCAGTGAGCTCACCGATCAGTGACAGCGGCGCCAGGCGCGTCTGAGGGGCTCGTATTTTACGCACTAAGCGCACGATGACGAAACAATCTTATTACAGACCGGAGACGAGCCATTTAGATGTGAATCTTCCATAAGCTCCCAAGCCATCTCGGAGGTTACTGTGGAAACAAGGGCGCCATGGCAACGGGGGACTAGGGGTTACCTCGGAAACGAACGTCGCCATGGAGACTACATCACAGCGGGCTATATTTGAGGCATCCAAAGACAAGCATGCTCCATCTCTGATCgctgattgtgttgtgtgtgtttttcctctctcacGTGTGTCTTGCGCCGATGACGAGACACTGACACCTGGCTACATGGACCCTGTGTTTACATGGTGCCGTTTACGCATTAAAGAGCCTATCATGATCAAAGTTCGCGTTCAGGAAACAAAGATGGTTATTCTTTTAAAGACAGTAGCATCCGGACTAGACTTTAACGCACGATAAAGGCAAATAGCACAGAACGGTCTAATTGAGATTATATATTCTGaactgtgttttcagacattacacacatttaaatgattcCAAATATTATACACAGCTATGACTGAAGAATCACGACTCATAACGCATGTTAATACAATATGAGTGTCCTCCGAGCAGCATACATTTGCGCTCATCGTTCACAGTTACAAAGCTTCTATTTCTGTTGTGATCATATATTGGCTTTTGCacaacagcccccccccccccccccccccagaaagGAATAGTATAGGTCTAATACTTTAAGGAGCTATTTCTCTCCAATAGCGCATGGAACCATAACGATTTATGAATTCAGATAACTGATATTAAATGATCTCTGGATTAAATGGAGCACGAGGCAGCGGATCTGAACAGACAGGGTTGgctctttctctttgttcctttctttcttcGTCTGATAAACCGGGGACTCCACACGCTGGTGCGCAACAACAGAACCGGCTGTGTGTTGACACATCACCCCGCCCCCCCGTCTGTGTCCATACAGGTGCCAAGACTCTTAAAAACTGGCTACACGTCggtgaaaatctttttttttatgttcacaCAATTCTGTGAGTTGTTCTGAGTGGTAGTGGGGAAGTTGGGCTGTTGTTTGAACGCGCTGTTGATCCCATGCTCCTCTATCACCATATATTCGCTCTTGCTGAGCGAGGACGAGGAGCGAGTCTTCCTCAGATCCTCCGTGTCCGCCAGGGGCTGGCAGCTGCCCACGTGGAGGTATTGTGCCTGCTCCTCGCCCTCCGTCTCTCTGTGATAGAAGTAGTTGAAATTGGAGACGATGACGGGCACGGGCAGGGCAATGGTAAGCACGCCGGCTATTGCGCACAGAGATCCAACTATCTTTCCCCCGATTGTCACGGGGTGCATGTCCCCATAACCCacagttgtcatggtgacaaCAGCCCACCAGAACGCGTCTGGGATGCTGTTGAACCCCGATTCTGGGTCGTCTGCCTCGGCAAAATAAACAGCACTGGAGAAGAGGATGACACCAATGAACAAAAAGAATATTAGCAAGCCCAATTCACGCATACTGGCCTTTAGAGTCTGTCCTAAAATCTGAAGCCCCTTGGAGTGACGCGAGAGTTTAAAGATGCGAAATACTCGAACCAGCCTAATTACGCGCAGAATCGCTAATGACATGGCCTGCTGTCCGTTCCCCTGTCTCTCCGCCAGCTCCGTGCCCAGGGTAATGAAATAGGGGATGATGGCCACAATGTCTATGATGTTCATGATATTTTTGGAGAACGTGGCTTTGCTCGGGCAAGCGAAGAAGCGCACCAGCAGCTCGAAGGAGAACCAGATGATGCAAAGCGTCTCCACCACAAAGAAGGGGTCAGAGAAGGGGCTGATGAAATATGAGAGTGTGCCATTTAACGAGGGCGCAATGGTGATCGGATCCCTGTTCTCGTCCCTGAACTCCGGCAAAGTCTCCAAGCAGAAGATGACAATGGAGATGAGGATGACCAGAACAGACACTATCGCGATCCCCCGGGCGGGACCCGAGCTCTCCGGGTATTCAAACAGCAGCCACACCTGTCTTTGAAATTCATTCTCTGGCAGCGGCCGCTCCTCCTCCTTTATGAAGCCCTCATCCTCCCTGAACTTCTCCATAGCCTCCTCGCCCAGCTCGTAGAAGCGTATCTCCTCAGAGAAAATGTCAATGGGCACATTCACGGGTCTTCTGATGCGTCCGCCAGACTGGTAGTAGTAGAGGATGGCATCAAAGCTGGGTCGGTTCCGATCGAAGAAGTACTCGTTCCTGAGAGGGTCAAAGTACCTCATCCTCTTCTTGGGGTCCCCCAGCAGCGTCTCTGGAAACTGGGACAGAGTCTTGAGCTGCGTCTCGAAGCGCAGCCCTGAGATGTTGATGACCACCCTCTCGCAGCATTCGTGATCCGGCTCGTATCTGTCCAGAGAGTGGTGGCCCGGAAGAGCCGCCGACTCTTCCAGCATGTTGTCACACGCCACAACAGTCATCACGTcggcctctgtctctgtgtacCCGTGATTCACGAGGTTGTCACCCCGAGTTTTGGTCACGCTCGGCGGGGGTGATTGCAGGAGGCTGAGGTGGTCGTCCATGCGCGGCTGAAGACGCATACAGGGGCCGCCGCCTCGCCCCCTCGGCGAACCCCGGTCAACCTCAGCCGCCGCCACAGGCTCGTCTCCtccaccgtctctctctctccccccctctcactctctccctgtgCTTCACTATCACTCTCCCTACTGTTGCTGTTCCCGCCCACGAGAAGAGATCTGGGTTTATAAACAGGCCTTACACCCGCCCACGGCGCTCCGGCGCTGGGTACCTTTCCCTGTCCTCAGCCAATGGCAGGACGCACCGATGTACACAAGAAGCAACAGACGGGTGTCATTCAACACCAGGGTTTGGGCGTGCCCACCTccttctgccccccccccccccctcaagtCTGGtagacacgcacacgcacacacacacacacacacacacacacacacacacacacaccagtcccAACAATGTCCTTTTGAAACAAGGTCATCGCACAGAAATATGGGCATTTTATATAAATAGGCtacttataaatataaaaggcatCAGAGCTTCActtttcactctcactcttGCAGGATCCAAAAACATTACGTGTCACCCTTTGTCACAGCTTTTGTTCATCTGGAGGACGCACATGGGTGTGTCATTGTAAAATTGAATGCATTTGGCAGTTGAACACTAAACATAATTCTGTTATGACTGACATGCAGTGAGAAACTATGATAGACACGATTTGCATTGTGGCTGAGATCCTAAGTGATGTCCGCGTCCCAAAGTGGCGATGGTACGTGTTAAAGTGAAGAGGAGcaaacagggagggaggggaaggaggagaggatggaggtggaacacacacacacacacacataccagtCCCATGTAATATTTAAAGGTTAATATGGTGAATGTCAAAAGGGCAACTGTAgatgacagactgacagacagatagatagatagatagatagatagatagatagatagatagatagatagatagatggatagatagatagacagaaagactgactgacagatagacagacagacagacagataaataaatagatagatagatagatagaaagaaagatagatagacagacagacagaaagacagacagatagatagatgatagataaatagacagactgacagacagacagataaatatatcgatcgatagatagaaagatagatagatagatagatagatagacagacagacagatagatagatagatagatacaaacaaacatgacgCATTGTAGGAACTTTATTTAGGttcttcaattcaattttatttcccTGGGGCCCTTAGGTACCATAAATGTGTTATTTGCAAAGCGTACTCTAGGTGCTGTGATGGTTTCAGACATCTTTGGTTACATTCTGTATTTATGATTTTTATTATGAGCTGCAGGGATTTCTGAGCTGAGCTCCTGGAGGCTGCTGTCCGAggtgctgaaatgaaaaaagtgaaagTTACCAGAGGCCAAAATAAGAAATTTCTGATGCGGACCTTGAAACAATCTCACTAATTAAGGAACAAGCTTAAACA
This sequence is a window from Paralichthys olivaceus isolate ysfri-2021 chromosome 6, ASM2471397v2, whole genome shotgun sequence. Protein-coding genes within it:
- the LOC109635016 gene encoding potassium voltage-gated channel subfamily A member 3, whose protein sequence is MRLQPRMDDHLSLLQSPPPSVTKTRGDNLVNHGYTETEADVMTVVACDNMLEESAALPGHHSLDRYEPDHECCERVVINISGLRFETQLKTLSQFPETLLGDPKKRMRYFDPLRNEYFFDRNRPSFDAILYYYQSGGRIRRPVNVPIDIFSEEIRFYELGEEAMEKFREDEGFIKEEERPLPENEFQRQVWLLFEYPESSGPARGIAIVSVLVILISIVIFCLETLPEFRDENRDPITIAPSLNGTLSYFISPFSDPFFVVETLCIIWFSFELLVRFFACPSKATFSKNIMNIIDIVAIIPYFITLGTELAERQGNGQQAMSLAILRVIRLVRVFRIFKLSRHSKGLQILGQTLKASMRELGLLIFFLFIGVILFSSAVYFAEADDPESGFNSIPDAFWWAVVTMTTVGYGDMHPVTIGGKIVGSLCAIAGVLTIALPVPVIVSNFNYFYHRETEGEEQAQYLHVGSCQPLADTEDLRKTRSSSSLSKSEYMVIEEHGINSAFKQQPNFPTTTQNNSQNCVNIKKKIFTDV